The sequence below is a genomic window from Oreochromis aureus strain Israel breed Guangdong linkage group 12, ZZ_aureus, whole genome shotgun sequence.
tgtatatgtgtgtatatatatatatatatatgtcgtGGCTGTAGGTATCGTCTGTAATGCTACacaactcaatggggatgtggcgtacaacactagaggccaactccaagcccatagcacaagtcaccatcaagtgcgggatctaccaaggagatgctctgtccccactgctgttctgcataggcctgaaccccctcagtgagatcattaacaagactggctacggataccgactacggaatggagcagttgtcagccacctcctgtaaatggatgacatcaagctgtatgcaaagagtgaacgagacatcgattcactgatccacactaccaggatatacagcaatgacatcgggatgtcattcggactggagaagtgtagtcggatgataacaaagagagggaaggtagtcagaactgaggggattgaactaccagaaggcaatgttgcagacatagaggacagttacaagtacctggggatcccgcaggcgaatgggaaccatgaagaggccactaggaaagctgcaaccaccaagtacctgcagagggtcaggcaagtcctgaggagtcagctgaacgggaagaacaagatccgggctatcaacacctacgccctgcctgtgatcaggtacccagctggtataataagttggccaaaggaggagatagaagccactgacataaagacaagaaagctccttaccatgcatggagggtttcaccccaagtccagcaccctgaggctgtacgctaagcggaaggaagggggccggggactggtgagtgtcagcaccacagtccaggatgagacaagaaacatccacgaatacatcacgaagatggccccaactgaccgagtgctcagtgaatacctcaggcagcagaaacccaagaaagaggaggaaggcgaggaaccatcatggaaggacaggcccctgcacggtatgtaccaccggcagatagaggaggtggctgatatccagaaatcctaccagtggctggacaaagctggactgaaagacagcacagaggcactaatcatggcagcacaagaacaagctttgagtacaagatccatagaggctggggtctatcacaccaggcaagaccccaggtgcaggctgtgtaaagatgccccagagacaatccagcacataacagcagggtgcaagatgctagcaggcagggcatacatggaacgccataaccaagtggccggcatagtgtacaggaacatctgtgccgagtataacctggaagtcccaaggtcaaaatgggagacgctcccaagggtgatggagaatgaccgagctaagatcctgtgggacttccagatacagacggacaaaatggtggtggctaaccaaccggacatagtggtggtagacaaacaggagaagacggccgtagtgatcgatgtagcggttcccgaatgacagcaacatcagaaagaaggaacacgagaagctggagaaataccaagggctcagagaagagctcgagaggatgtggagggtgaaggtaacggtggtccccgtggtaatcggagcactaggtgcggtgactcccaagctaggcgagtggctgcagcagatcccgggaacaacatcggagatctctgtccagaagagcgcagtcctgggaacagctaagatactgcgcaggaccctcaagctcccaggcctctagTAGAGGACACAAGATTGAAGGATAGactgcccgcaggggcgtgcggggtgtttttatatatatatatatatgtatatgtatgtacacacacacacacgtgtgtatatattatataaaatcCACCGTGGCGGTGtacacagacaaaaaatactGGTGGTTGCCAGCGCTACCCCTCAGGCTCCTAGTAGATTCTCCTATGGTGTTCACATGATTATCAGAAAGCTTGGCCTCTGACCTTGATCTTGAGGTCACTGAAATTCAAACTTTTCTGAGATTTGTAGTAGATGGACCTAAAGTttgaatttcaaaatcctacacTGCCTTATTCAGAAATGATTGCActcacaaacttgggtgtccacCCTGCCTACTTGCCTGTTGGGGTGACAATAATACCCTATCAGCCTTTTACGGTTGAGGGGTAACTGTCAGTGACCAGAAATATATGGACATAACTGTAGACAGAATAAAGCCTCCTTGTGTATTTGCACACATCTTACTGGCAAGCCGATATGAAAAGTTGTGGGCATCCTGCGGAGAATGGCTGGATCCAAGTCCTGCGGTCTGTTCGTGGCTCCCATCACCATAACCTAAATTTTGAGAATCACAGTTTTAATACATTATTTCACAGGAACTACCTGCTGCATTGCAATTTTTTCTGGCAATTGCATTACAGTATAAGAAAGCATTCTGGTTGTGTTACCTGGGTGGTTGATGAGGTGTCCAGGCCATCCCATAGGCTCATGAACTGGGCTTTCATCATGGCTGTGGCCTCGTGGTCCATGCTGGAGCGATTCCTTAGAAATGATTCTAACATGCAGCACATAgaaaacatttacacaagacTAATCTAGCTAATTTGGCCAGCTCTGCAGCAGTGACTATGACACAGTATGTGGGGCCAATGAGTGCATAGGACTTGCTAACGTATTTATATTGAACTCATATAATTTAAAGACAAGATTAACAAAAAGGTAAGATACATTTTAGATTCTGTTTAAATTACAGCTATTGTGGGTACTGCAATGTCAATAACAAGGTCAAATCCACTTAGAAACCATGGAAAGAATGTAATGCATATTAAAGAATATCTGTCAtatctgaatgaatgaaaatgaagcTAGCTCACATCCACTAGTGCAATAAACTAACATTCTACACTTTTGACATGCGTCCTGCGAATGAAGCTTACCAATCTCATCGATGAAAATAATACAAGGCTGAATTTTGACAGCTAACGAGAAGACTGCCGCAGTCAGCTTTTGTGACTCGCCGTACCACATGTCAGTCAGCGTGGAGGCCTGAAGGTTGATAAACCTGCATCCCGACGCTCTGGCAGTTGCCTTGGCAATCATAGTCTTACCGCAGCCCGGAGGACCGAATAATAAAACACCTGTGAGGACGAaagtaaaaaatttaaatacagTGATTCTCATCACATCTTGTAATgtctgaacaaaaacaaaacagatttttactCTCACTTCTGCAGTTTATAGACTTTGTAATTTTAACTTGACTCATTTTAACCTTCACTGGCAACTGCACTGACATTTGCAACACGTGAAATCTGGCTCGATCTCTTCTCAGaagcatttttttccttttggtttgttttaaatgatGTGATACAAACAAAGCCTGAAGTCTAGAGACTGAACTTGATTCCCAAAGCAGCTAATTTTGGAGGTTGACTCATCCTGAAGCTATGTGTAAAGCTTTGTGCCAAACGGTAAAGACTATCCACAGAAAGCAAAACATTCCTCTTAGTGATCCTTCACTGTCACGCTGCCAAGTGGATAAATCCTGCTTTTTTTGGCAGATTAAAATCGCAGTGCTATTCATTGGGTAGATATTTTGACAGTCATTAGGCAGAAGATGGCAAAAATATAAACTTAGAAAATTACAACCACAGTTTTAGAAGGTGATTTCATGTTAGCTAGTTTTTGATGCAAATCCACATTAATGTTCATGATGGGGAATAAAAGGACATCTAAAATCTAACAGTAACTTTGTTCTCATTCTTACAGCTACAGATTCTCATTTTTCATGATGAACTTAAGGGTAATTTGAAAGTTTTTAAACGTGAGTTCATGATCCTGAACATGCACAAATCTTCACTGGGCAACTGACTAATCTTAACTTAACACACAGTTCACTAGAAACAAAGTAAAATACACAAAGAACAAGGTTATAGAAAGCTATACTGCATTTACAGTAAAATTTCTGAATAACTAGAAAAACCAAATCACACAATGACTCAGTCACACCAGAGTAGAAATGGGATGGCAACCTCCTTGCAACTAAGAAAGCTTGGTGTTTGCTTAATGACTACATTGAATTTTTTAGCATTTGGGGACCAATTGCAAGTACTTACAGTGACTGCTTTTGATTGCAAGAGTTTGCACAGGTCGCTTGGTGGCCGATTTCCAAATAATCGCAGTctgactgcaatcactctcCGAAAGATTGGCAGAAATGTGCAAATAACTGTGTTCTCATTTAGGTTATAAAACTAGATAGACTGCCAATACTTTGAAACCAGTCTGCGCCAGTCTTCACTGATGAACTCAACTTGTCTGAGATTTGTCTCTCTGCATTAGGGGGTTTTGACTCAACTGCTTGCCAAATTGTCATTTTCTTCAACTCACACAGCAAGACTGAAAACTCAGAGTAATAATCCATTACACTTTGGAAAATATCAATCCTCCACAGAGAATTAAATTTGGTtttacctgaaaacaaaaatatagctCTGTGGTCTCTTTTATTAGTCACTGTCAGTCCTCTCGCTACAACAAAACTGAATGTCAGGAGGTGGAGCTCAACTCTGTTAGTTAGCATTAACCAATGAATTACATAATGAACTAGCTTTCCACTCccaaaaactgattttaaaaaattgatcTAACACCCTAAAACAAATTTTGAATGTAACTGTTTTAACCTTGTTAAATTTCATCTCTGTATGTAAAATTTGAACCTTCTATGTTCCTTAAAGGGAACATAAAGATTAAACATCTCTGCAGCTGGACCACAGACACTACTACAGTAGCACTGTATGACACGGttaaaaataatccttatttatcttatacAGGATCTTAGTGTagcccctcagttcatcctTTGTCAGCACTTATAGCAGTATTTAGAGAAGTCTGAAGGAATGCTTGCACGTACACTGTCCTTATCGTCAACATGACAGGAAATAATAAAAAGCATAAGAGTTCCTGTTTGAAGAGTCAGCGTAAAATCTGATCAGAACAGTtccagattagattagatttcaTGCTGCGGTACCTTTAGGAGGCTGAAATAGTTTGGAATTCGCCATAAGGTGTCTCTTCTGAAAGGGCAGGATGACTGTATCTTGAAGCTCATTGATAACTTCATCCAGACCTGCAATATCTCTCCAGGATACCTGCAGGAAGGTGAAGTTATTCATAAATCTCTgagcaacataaaaaaaaagactgacaaTTACAACCGTTACCTTCATAGTTTGGGGATCAACTAGATGAGATGCAATGTTCATCTCATATTCTGTAAGTCTGACCCCCTCAACACCAACCCTCTTCATCTGCTGCTCTGCCTGAAGGGTCAAGAAACACTTCTTAGCTGAAGACGCAAAATGATAATAGACATTGTGCACAGTACTGAGCCAATCTTTCTTTTTATCTCAAAGCATCTTTACATCATGCTTTCAGTGTACAAGAACAGATAGTGCTTGCTGGATTATAAGCCAGGAAAAACGCCTGACCTTGGCAGCATTTCTGTAACACTGTTCAATAACGGTATCAACCTTGAGCTTACTGTATTTTACAGATTACGTGTTTATAATGTGTGCTGGTGCATGACATACCCTCTTCTTGGCTTGGTTTTTCTGTTTGGAGGTAGGATCCATTGCATCTAAGACCCATTTGATGCTGTAGTACGTGGCGGCACCAAAGACGGTCAACCTGAATAACATGCCAACTACTTCATTCCTAGACAACGGCCGCATCAGGGCCTCCCTGGGCAGATCTTTCAGCAGCATCTCTGATGGCTGATGTCAATCCATTGGCTGGATAACGAGGTGGAAATATACAAACGAAGTTATTACAACCACATAAGGTCAATTACAGCTCGCACCTTTTATAAGGCTAAACATGCTCTCACTTGTATTAGGTTTATGATGCCTAACCTAGGACTGCGGGTCATGTTTATGCAAACGTAATGTCGCTATTTtagtaaatgaatgaatgaattcgTGATTTACATTTTATGTTGGGATAAATGAACTCAATTCGCAGGTTAGCTTCTCTGGGGAAGCTAAAGCTAACAGGCTAGAGCTTCAACTTGAAAGCAGCAAGCTGTGTTTGTAACATCGTGAAATTTTGACCTCACGCGAAATAATACGTTTCACCCTTGCTACGTGTGCTGCTACGCTTAAACGTAACCTCTACTGTaatataaaagacaaaatagTGACACTTACAAAACGGGAACGTAACGAAAATGCATTCACGGTGCAACAACCTTTGTCGTCCGGGTAGGAACAAACACTTTAGTTCCAGAAAGCACGATGAGGAGTTCACAGAGTTAGCCACTGGATGGCAGAACGTCAACACAGTTATTTCACgcatcagcaccatggacagcatCTACAGTGCTGCAGAAATAGTAGTCCTTATTACTCCCCACGGGAAAGGTAAGACCTTGAAATAACATTTATAGTTTTGGTGGCAAGTCAGTTGTGGACATGTTGATTGAACTGAGTAAAAGCATACCTTTATAAAAGGAATAGCTTTACATATATTTTGTACAAAGATGTCAGCAGCATAATGGAAGACTGTAGCTAACATAATTTATAATAACCAATCACATAATCTCTAGTTTTTTTTCCacgattttaaaatgcttttctttgtttttttatactttaaagTCAAAGACTACAGTATTTTTTGCTTTTGGGTGAAATGCTTTTCTGTGGGTGTCTGGGATCTGTCAGAAAACACTGTGATTGGACACCCAAACATGTCCTGGGGTATGCTTCATGCAAATGTACCCTAGTAAAAGATAGAACAAATCTCAAGCCGTAATCTGTGTTTGGTTTCCACTCATCTCCAGCACGGTCTGATAATGGATAATTCAGTCTTCTAAACAGCAGTCTCAAAGATAAGGCTGTAACAAATGGCCTTCTCCTACAAGCAATTTATCACACATGCGCCTAAGGGATTGTTAATTGTCACAGATTCCAAGCTAAATTTGATGATGCTTTTGGAGCTTTTGTACAAACGAATCCCCGTTTTACATCACCGTATTACTActaagaaaaatataaagtataaaagtgtaaaaaactgttttaattaTGTAAGAACTGCTTAATTTACAACATTTTACATCAAATGATTAAATGAACACCCAGATTTCTGCAATTTTACCCCAAGTCACACAGCTCCTGCTTTAACCTGAGATCTAAATAAACAACAGTCGGGCACAGCTTACCACTCCATTTGGGCATGATTAGTTACATTTTGTATAATGCTCCAAAAAATGagaatttgtctttttaaattttatttttttaaaattccccATTTGAGTTAAGTAAAATCTTACAAAGCCTCTACCCTGTGTAGACCAATTAGTTGCCCAAATTGGATGGAGAATTAAATTCTGCACGGTTACAGTTTTAACCATCCAGTGAAGTTAAGTCCACCCTTGTTGTGGAAAATGGCGCGCAGGCTGCTATTCTGCACACCTTTGGCTGTGAAAATGCTTCATGAAAAGCTTCAATCCCCTTGTACTGCAACAGCAAGTCCCAGGAGATAGCAGCCTGACTCGGCCATTTTGATGGGTCTGGGCATAAAAGCGCAGGCTTGTGTATCTGCAAAGTGCAGCCGGGGCTCTACATTCCCACAACGCCTTGCACCTTGCCCAAACAACCACTCTCAAGCGGGTGGGAGtacaacaaaagaagaaaaaaaagaaagaaagaaaaaacatattcAGCTCCCTGTCAAACCTCCACGATGCGGAGGCTGAAGTAAAACTTAAAGCTAGCTGCGTGGAGCTTTCACATGCCAAAATTGCATTCTTTGGAGAAAACAGTGTGGCAACTGATTGTTTTGCTGTTAGAGATATAAATCCTTGTCGAGTAATAATAGTTCTGTCATAATGCTCCACCGcaccacttttttttccctctgtttatattagttgattttttttttatgtgtgtgacaAAAGGATAATGGGATTAGtctagttttttttaagtgcacaAGGTAAAGTGTTAAACACTTACTTAAATGCTGGtcacacacagcatttaattaCCCTTTCAGTCTCAGAGGAAGAGAAATTACCTGGAGCTGCACAGGATAAGGAATCATTGGGGAGTGGATTATTTGCTTGTGAGCgaaaatttttaatttaaaaaaaccccccaacatctatctatctatctatctatctatctatctatctatctatctatctatctatctatctatctatctatctatctatctatctatctatctatctatctatctgtctgtctgtctgtctgtctgtctgtctgtttatcTATCTGtgatttttgttgtgattttagtttttgaaaaaagacattttggCATTTGTGGTCATAAAGAAACAAGATCAGCAGCCTGCTTCCTATGTGTAACCTTCATTCATTCTCTTTAATTGCAGTGCTTCTCTGGCTTCTGCTTGCCCTTTTTTGGCACCTACCCGTTGATAACTGTTCAGGGACGTAGTATAAATGATTCATGTCTGTCATATGACAAATAAGCCGATCATAGTCATTTGGCATGGATGAAAAGCAGAGGGATGAACAGACAAGAGACACATAAAAGAATGGATGTCTGGGTGAGACTCGGTTCGATACTGCTCAACAAAAGGATTTCACATGAGGCTGAGGCTTCCTCAGGCATCCCGCACTCTTTGTTCATTTTGCCAAGTTAACTCACACAAGTCGACAACCTGCCGACATTGCCAGAGAAGGATGATAACAGCTGTAGTTCCAGACAGACAACCCTCTACTGTTTCCTCAAATCTGCAGGCCTCACTGTGGTTACTCCAGCAGTGGCGACACATAGAAAATGCCCCCACAAAGCCAAGAGATAATTTGTTTTTACCTTCTCTTCCATCACCTGAGACAGGTGAGAAGACGTTCCCAATGGCACATCAATCCATGCATTTAGATTAGGCATTTAGATTCTGTCAGACATTCTGATGTGAAAATAACAATGTTTAATGAATCAGTGCAGCCTGAAATACAGGGTAAATATTCCATacatacactaccagtcaaaagtttggacacaccttctcatttaatggtttttctttatttttaatactttctacattgtagagaCATACTGAAGACAttatgaagcaagatatatggaattatggaattagcaaagaaaaaattgataaataactctaaatatgttttatattttagattcctcaaagtagccaccctttgttttgttgacagtgctgcaaacccttggccttctctcaatgagcttcatgatgtagtcacctgaaatggttttcacttcacagttgtgccttgtcagggttcatttgtggaatttcttgccttcttaatgggaTTGGGACCctcaggttggtacacagctgacagccctatttgacaactgttagaattcctattatggcaagaaccaatcagctaagtaaagagaaacgagagtccattattattttaagaactgaaggtcagtcagtccggaaaactgctaaaactttgaatgtgttcCCAAGTGCAGTTGCCAAAACCATCAAGCGCTACAATGAAAGTGGGTGACATGAGGActgccccaggaaaggaagaccaagagtcacctctgctgctgaggataaattcatccgagtcaccagcctcagaaatcgcaagttaacagcacctcagattagagctcagataaatgccacacagagttccagtaacagacacatctctacatcaactgttcagaggagactgtgtgaatcaggcctttatggtcaaatagctgctaagaaaccagaactaaggaaaagcaacaagcagaagagatttgtttgggccaagaaacacaaggaatgtacattagaccagtggaaatccaaatttgagatctttggttccacccacCATGTCTGAACAGATGGTCTCCACATGTATGgttcccactgtgaagcatggaggaggaggtgtgatggtgtgggggtgctttgctgttgacactgttggggatttttGAACCAGCATGACtgccatctatctatctatctatctatctatctatctatctatctatctatctatctatctatctatctatctatctatctatctctttAGTTATATACCAAAATAACAGTAGTGACAagattaaaaagacaaataataACAGTGTAGCCTAATAAAACATTTAGGTATATTAACTGACATGTGAAATCCTAACACCGTGTCTTATAAAAGGCAAGTTTTCTAGAGAGAGCTAGCAGAACGACTGTAAGTTACTGTCATGGAGTGAAAGTTTGAAAATGGTAACATAAGCTGATTTCTGTCACCCGGAGACATGGATAGCAGATACAGCACTCTCACATGAGATGGATTTTcaacacttttttctttccGTAAACGCAGACTTATAATGTGTTATCACCTGTCATTGGTGACAGACTGTTGGGCCTGATTATCTCTTTCTAAAATGACACGCAGCGGCAGTGTTTGTGGAGACCTCCGGGAGAATGTCACGGCTGCATGGGAATTACAAAGGGCAACATGCAACACTTTATACAATACACACTGAACTTGTTTGCGTATTATTTTATGTCAATTTGAATTAATGCCTGTGTCAAATGTTTGCACATATATGTGCTAAACAGGGCTCCTGATTTGTACACTGTAGTTTGGTGGGATAGGTCTTTATTGTTGAGGTGCTGAATACTTTTCTTTGCTTCAGTGTGCTGCTGTCATACTGACTTGACACACTGAGACAGATCTAATTTAATGATGAAATAAAACCTGACAGTCATAAACTTAACTTCACTTTTATCTGCATACTATGTACTCCACTTCTTCCTTTGCCTCTGACATTTGTGATATTTTCACCTGAACATCCTGAAAAGGAATAAAGGCTACAGTTCAGGAAGAGAACTTCAGACTGATTTATCATAGCGAACTGGAATCCAATTTAaaggggggggtggggggttgatTAGCAAATGTTCCCAGAAAACCTCACCACTTCAACAGGATGACATCCTCACAGGAGAAGCTGGACCTAGTGGGTCCATAATCTCCACGTGACATAAAGCGGTGTGAACGCGGGAGATGAAATTGAAATGAGCACCTCAAATTCCTCAGGAAGACTCTAATAAGAAACGCCCCAGGGAAGTTAGATAGTGGGGGCTGGTGTCTGCGTACGTGTGCAAACGATGGCAGCCCTTATGTGGGCTTCGAAAAAGCACAGAAGTGGCAAAGCTACTCTGACAAGGAGGACATTTAAGTTCAGAGCGTGTGAGACTTGTCCTGTCGAGTGAAAACAATTGGCCAGCCCCAGCTCCAATTCATCAAAGTGACAGCACTTGGCCACGtggaaatgaatgaataaataaaggagaaTGCATTCAGTGTGCAGATAAAGAGTAGCCTGCTGGGTAGACACTGTCAGAGAGGACTGTCAGTATATATACCATTCAGCCCTCGTTGGCAAAATGACATCCTCCAAGAATGAAACACTTGCATGAGGTTTCCTGCTCCCTGCTACACATGACATGCAAATGATTTGTGACAGTGGAAATAAAATTTAATCTCTACAATTCCCGTTTTGCTGTTCATCCGCTGATACCGTAACCCCTACAGGGCTGCAGCATGGCTTGTTGTCATGTGGAGTAGATGACCTCAGAAACTCAAGCATCAACATCCTCTCCTTGACTTtgactattaaaaaaaaggggTTACCTCACCCCATCTCCCCTGCTCTTGAGCTATGACCTGCCACATATTCATTATTGATTATCACTTTCTGTTACTGCAGAGTTTCCACGGTTACCTATAGGCTTCTGTGATGCAATATGAAGCTCCCTTTGTGTGCAAGTCAAAGGAAATAGGAGTGTCTTTGAAGGGGGAGTGGAGTAGAAACACAGGGTGCTCCTCGCAGGATTCCTTGTCTCTTCCATCTTCAGGGTAAAAAAAAGTTCTGGAAATAAGTGAAAAACCAATCATATAGTTTTAGCATACTGCAGCATTTCAGGAAATATgcttattttttcttgtttatggtTAGATAAGAAAATAGTTTTGATAGCTTCAGGCTAAATATCAAAGTATAGGTAGCAGACTCTCAGCACATGTGCCAGCATTACTTAGGACGTTCCGCTCTGTACGCTGCGTTCAGGTATGTGGCCGCTGTAGCGTACTGATGCCAGGATGCATCACGGTATCAATCTTCTCTGCTAACACTTTCCCATTTTCCCCATATTGCCAAACTATCCCCTTGTATAAGTATGAATGAAAACTCCATTTCGCAACGGAGGCCTGAGAACATTTCTTTGGTGTCATTTGTCACTCAAAGCCACTTTAAATGCATCACTCAGTTCGAACTTTTTATGGGATTTCTTGGATCAATCCATCATCGCTCgaacaaaacagattttaacagcacaagcaacttttttttcctccttcccCCACCCTTGTGTGGACAAAAAGGCTCTTATTTTCCCAGTGAGCTGGGCTCCCTCAGCTGTGGCATATCATTCTGAGTGACACCTTCATCATAAATTACATACAGGCAGCACGATGGCACCCAACTTTAGCCTGGGGTAAGCAGTGGGTGGTGCGCGAGTTGTGGGGGGAGTCTTGTGTTGCTTGGCTGCACAGGGAACAATATTGATTAACACTCATGTTTCTTTTGAATCAATCTCCATCACCTATCGGCCATTTTCTCCATTATATTTCATCGGGGGGAAGACGGATGGTGGAGATGGGTGGATGTGTGCAGGGAACCTATCTGTTGCACTGCAGAGATTCCATCAGCAGATTTAGTATTGTCTCCATCAGCACCAGAATTGCCTAATGGAGGGCG
It includes:
- the atad1a gene encoding outer mitochondrial transmembrane helix translocase produces the protein MLLKDLPREALMRPLSRNEVVGMLFRLTVFGAATYYSIKWVLDAMDPTSKQKNQAKKRAEQQMKRVGVEGVRLTEYEMNIASHLVDPQTMKVSWRDIAGLDEVINELQDTVILPFQKRHLMANSKLFQPPKGVLLFGPPGCGKTMIAKATARASGCRFINLQASTLTDMWYGESQKLTAAVFSLAVKIQPCIIFIDEIESFLRNRSSMDHEATAMMKAQFMSLWDGLDTSSTTQVMVMGATNRPQDLDPAILRRMPTTFHIGLPNTRQREEILRLILAGENLSNAINLKEIAEKTEGYSGSDLRELCRDAAMYRVRDYVRKEQMRQIAQQLQDCQEEERPVDEERLRPVTQLDLLFGLDKMKESKKATTFMLPIISEVALD